Proteins found in one Rhodobacteraceae bacterium D3-12 genomic segment:
- a CDS encoding FAD-dependent oxidoreductase, whose protein sequence is MIETLNFDAVVIGAGAGGCHAAARLAAAGQRTLLIDDHDYLGGRAGTEIIEGHKVNIGAIALEPGAEFEETYELCGATLDIREPEPATVFFIDRKVVDVRRGGLGFLLNGLTKQASRVLDQFAKARGGNLPDGRESTEDWLRRYTKNETVHAVFRNLCAAIFAMNANEIPARAFLTYFTQKGAFKKFGFHPEGTGGAWQALADAVERLGGEVWLSSPAEKIEVTDGRVRAVLIEREDGTKVRVEAQTIIFNGGPRALVGLVGEGELGAEYVGKTQDVLKPAANIVYNFAAREDLMQGCPGIMTFGKTRNGRLCNIANLTATCPELAPEGWHQYVAYAVPRPAVADFDSEAELALGLDDLREQFPGFDDKVKMLSTRVMRDDWPAQRTGAGYDMDVSTPVAGLWCVGDAVKDYGNGGTQACAVSAKVAVGQALERLDHREPTA, encoded by the coding sequence ATGATCGAGACTTTGAATTTTGACGCAGTGGTGATCGGGGCCGGGGCAGGCGGGTGTCATGCGGCGGCGCGGCTTGCCGCTGCGGGGCAGCGGACGTTGTTGATTGATGATCACGACTATCTTGGAGGTCGGGCCGGCACCGAAATCATTGAAGGTCACAAGGTTAACATTGGTGCGATCGCTCTGGAGCCGGGGGCGGAGTTCGAGGAGACCTACGAGCTTTGCGGTGCAACGCTGGATATTCGCGAGCCGGAGCCTGCAACTGTGTTCTTTATCGACCGCAAGGTCGTTGACGTGCGGAGAGGCGGACTGGGATTTTTGTTGAATGGGTTGACCAAACAGGCATCGCGCGTGTTGGACCAATTTGCAAAGGCGCGTGGTGGGAACCTTCCTGATGGGCGGGAATCAACAGAGGACTGGCTGCGGCGTTACACCAAGAACGAAACGGTTCATGCCGTTTTTCGCAATCTCTGTGCGGCGATTTTTGCGATGAATGCCAATGAAATTCCGGCGCGGGCGTTTTTGACATATTTCACCCAGAAGGGCGCGTTCAAGAAGTTCGGGTTCCACCCCGAGGGCACCGGCGGCGCGTGGCAGGCATTGGCCGATGCGGTCGAGCGGTTGGGCGGTGAGGTCTGGCTATCCAGTCCTGCTGAAAAGATCGAAGTGACGGACGGTCGCGTGCGTGCCGTGTTGATCGAGCGCGAGGACGGAACGAAGGTTCGGGTCGAGGCGCAAACAATCATTTTCAATGGCGGTCCGAGGGCTCTTGTCGGGTTGGTTGGCGAGGGCGAGCTTGGCGCGGAGTATGTTGGCAAGACGCAGGATGTCCTGAAGCCGGCGGCGAACATAGTATATAATTTTGCCGCGCGCGAAGATTTGATGCAGGGCTGTCCGGGCATTATGACATTCGGGAAAACTAGGAATGGACGGTTGTGCAATATCGCCAATCTGACCGCGACCTGCCCCGAGTTGGCTCCGGAAGGGTGGCATCAATATGTGGCCTATGCGGTCCCCCGGCCTGCCGTAGCCGATTTTGATAGCGAGGCCGAGCTTGCGCTTGGCCTTGACGACCTGCGTGAACAGTTTCCAGGTTTCGACGATAAGGTAAAGATGCTTTCAACACGCGTGATGCGTGATGACTGGCCCGCGCAAAGGACGGGCGCCGGATACGACATGGATGTGTCGACACCAGTGGCCGGATTGTGGTGTGTCGGCGATGCGGTCAAGGATTATGGCAATGGCGGCACGCAAGCCTGTGCTGTCTCGGCCAAAGTCGCCGTTGGGCAGGCGTTGGAGCGGTTAGACCATCGTGAGCCGACGGCCTAA
- a CDS encoding CoA transferase yields MLPLLTGFPAMMGVFFQLLEHGIWDTQREHNMLDGGAPYYRCYETSDGKWLSVGPIEPQFFAELCERAGLEHVGPKEQNDKAMWPSLAAGYATVFKSRTRDEWVEVFADSDACVAPVLTLDEVEAHPHNRARGIFFRQDGVLQPRPAPRFDRTPAGPVSGPSAPGSDSREVLMAAGYSEEDIAKMRADGTLT; encoded by the coding sequence ATGCTGCCATTGTTGACGGGGTTCCCCGCTATGATGGGGGTGTTCTTCCAGCTTTTAGAGCACGGCATCTGGGATACGCAGCGCGAACACAACATGTTGGACGGTGGCGCGCCCTATTACCGTTGCTATGAAACTTCGGACGGCAAGTGGCTGTCGGTGGGGCCGATCGAGCCGCAGTTTTTTGCTGAGCTTTGCGAGAGGGCGGGGTTGGAGCATGTCGGCCCGAAAGAGCAGAACGACAAGGCCATGTGGCCGAGTCTTGCGGCGGGATATGCCACGGTTTTCAAGAGTCGAACGCGCGACGAATGGGTTGAGGTTTTTGCCGACAGCGACGCATGTGTTGCGCCGGTTTTGACGCTGGATGAGGTCGAAGCGCACCCGCACAATCGTGCGCGGGGCATCTTCTTCCGTCAAGACGGTGTTTTGCAGCCGCGACCCGCGCCCCGGTTTGACCGCACGCCGGCGGGGCCGGTGAGCGGCCCTTCGGCTCCGGGGTCGGACAGCCGCGAGGTTTTGATGGCTGCCGGTTATTCGGAAGAAGACATCGCGAAGATGCGGGCAGATGGCACGCTGACCTAA
- a CDS encoding ABC transporter ATP-binding protein — protein MPAAVADNPPLPSKPLLELRNVQIVYDSAIEAVRDVSLSVPEGSVIALLGSNGAGKSSLLKAATGSLHREEGEIEKGSVYYDGRDIGSARTEDIVRGGLVLVPEGRMLFANLTVDENLTMGAHLQSTSRMKTLREAVFDLFPKLRDRRSQISGYLSGGEQQMVAVGRALMAEPRLLVLDEPSLGLAPLIIDGIYETIARMRRELNMTILLVEQNATQAMEIADYVYIMENGRIVLDGPSEKMRSNLDVQEYYLGFSGTDGDRKSFRDIKHYKRRKRWLS, from the coding sequence ATGCCCGCCGCCGTTGCCGACAATCCCCCCTTGCCATCCAAACCGCTGCTAGAACTTCGGAACGTGCAGATCGTTTACGACAGCGCAATCGAGGCCGTGCGCGACGTGTCCCTGTCCGTTCCAGAAGGCAGCGTCATTGCCCTGCTCGGCTCAAACGGCGCGGGCAAATCCTCACTTCTCAAGGCCGCGACCGGATCGCTACACCGCGAAGAAGGTGAAATCGAAAAAGGCTCGGTCTACTACGATGGTCGCGATATCGGATCTGCGCGCACAGAAGACATCGTGCGCGGCGGCCTCGTGCTTGTGCCCGAAGGCCGCATGCTGTTCGCCAATCTCACCGTTGACGAAAACCTGACAATGGGCGCGCATCTTCAAAGTACGTCGCGCATGAAAACGCTACGCGAAGCCGTCTTTGACCTTTTCCCCAAACTACGCGACCGACGTTCACAGATCTCGGGCTACCTGTCCGGCGGAGAGCAGCAAATGGTCGCGGTCGGGCGCGCCTTAATGGCCGAACCCCGGCTGCTGGTGCTTGACGAACCTTCGCTCGGGCTCGCGCCACTCATTATCGACGGGATCTACGAAACCATTGCCCGAATGCGGCGGGAACTTAACATGACAATTCTGCTGGTCGAACAAAATGCGACCCAGGCAATGGAAATCGCAGACTACGTTTACATCATGGAAAACGGGCGCATCGTGCTTGACGGTCCATCCGAAAAGATGCGCTCCAACCTTGATGTGCAGGAATACTATCTCGGCTTCTCTGGCACTGACGGAGACCGGAAGAGCTTTCGAGACATAAAGCACTACAAGCGCCGCAAACGGTGGCTGTCATGA
- a CDS encoding ABC transporter ATP-binding protein has translation MSKGLLQLTNVTRRFGGITAVNDVTLHVNEKEIVSIIGPNGAGKTTLFNLISGVLPVSSGRIEVQGQNLARVPGHKYAQKGIGRTFQNLALFKHGTVVENLLVGCHWQMKTSVLEATLHFGRARREEIRFREKVEQIVDFLEIEHIRDATVGTLPYGLQKRVELGRALATSPKVLLLDEIVAGMNQEETEDIARFILDTRDELGMAILLIEHDMHLVMDISDRVHVLNFGSTITEGLPDEVRNHPGVIEAYLGHQDANAPATQPRGALA, from the coding sequence ATGAGCAAGGGCTTGCTTCAACTGACGAATGTCACCCGGCGGTTCGGCGGAATTACCGCTGTCAACGACGTCACTCTCCACGTCAACGAGAAAGAGATCGTTTCGATCATCGGTCCCAATGGCGCGGGCAAAACGACGCTGTTTAACCTGATCTCGGGCGTACTGCCTGTTTCATCCGGCCGGATCGAGGTCCAGGGGCAAAACCTGGCTCGCGTTCCCGGTCACAAGTATGCTCAGAAGGGGATCGGCCGCACGTTCCAGAACCTTGCGCTGTTCAAACATGGCACCGTTGTCGAAAACCTGCTGGTCGGTTGCCATTGGCAGATGAAAACCTCAGTTCTGGAAGCCACCTTGCACTTCGGTCGCGCACGTCGCGAGGAAATCCGCTTTCGCGAAAAGGTTGAGCAAATTGTTGATTTCCTTGAAATCGAACACATTCGCGACGCCACCGTTGGCACCCTTCCCTATGGCCTTCAGAAACGTGTCGAATTGGGACGCGCTCTGGCGACCTCTCCCAAGGTGTTGCTGCTCGATGAAATCGTCGCAGGCATGAACCAGGAAGAAACCGAAGACATCGCGCGCTTCATTCTGGACACGCGCGACGAACTGGGCATGGCTATCCTGCTGATCGAACACGACATGCATCTGGTCATGGACATATCAGATCGCGTTCACGTGCTGAATTTCGGCAGCACCATCACCGAAGGGTTGCCCGACGAGGTTCGCAACCATCCCGGCGTGATCGAAGCCTACCTCGGTCATCAAGACGCCAACGCCCCGGCCACCCAGCCTCGCGGAGCCCTAGCATGA
- a CDS encoding AMP-binding protein, whose product MNDLTSVPKQDLAELFNPSAQRLPKDLDPFKVENLKTGTGTLPRLLREHAKRHGDQLALREKDLGVWRRYDWAHYYSQARRFAFALLSIGVKRGDRIIIASENTPEWYYSDLGAELIGAIPVGIYPTNPWPELQYIVRHSAARLAVCGDQEQTDKVFDAQANEGGLPELEHVLCVDMKGMRDYVEPHLSSFEDFLEKGDSYAASLPDAEALLSEMINETSPDDVALMVYTSGTTGPPKGAMLTHRNIIYATYNYARAVGADKHQINAVGYLPLCHAAERCYSMAMLLCVGGTVSFAESIDTVNENVREIAPSFMVGVPRIWEKMKEGFEFRLKESGPIQKRLAGWLFKKGRALDDRRQAADGKLSAGGRLQAFLLHWLLFRNIQRFMGLDRTYHRLCAGAAVSPETIRFFSVIGMPLSQGYGMTEVAGCVFIQSDEFFRLGGAVWRLTEPLMTLPKTAR is encoded by the coding sequence ATGAACGATTTGACTTCTGTCCCCAAGCAAGACCTCGCAGAGCTGTTCAACCCCTCCGCGCAACGGTTGCCCAAAGATCTGGACCCTTTCAAGGTCGAAAACCTCAAGACTGGAACCGGCACACTGCCGCGACTGCTGCGTGAACACGCGAAACGCCACGGCGATCAACTGGCCTTGCGCGAAAAGGATCTCGGTGTCTGGCGGCGCTATGACTGGGCCCACTACTACAGCCAAGCGCGCCGCTTCGCTTTTGCACTGTTGTCGATCGGAGTCAAACGGGGTGATCGCATCATCATCGCTTCGGAAAACACACCCGAGTGGTATTACTCAGACCTTGGCGCCGAATTGATCGGTGCAATTCCGGTCGGCATCTACCCGACGAACCCCTGGCCGGAACTGCAGTACATTGTCCGCCACTCTGCCGCCCGGCTTGCCGTTTGCGGAGATCAGGAACAAACCGACAAGGTGTTCGACGCCCAAGCAAACGAGGGCGGATTGCCAGAGCTCGAGCATGTGCTCTGCGTCGATATGAAAGGAATGCGGGACTACGTAGAGCCCCACCTGTCATCCTTTGAAGACTTCCTCGAAAAGGGCGATTCCTACGCGGCAAGTCTGCCCGACGCCGAAGCCCTGTTAAGCGAAATGATCAACGAAACGTCGCCCGACGATGTCGCGCTGATGGTTTACACCTCCGGCACGACCGGACCGCCCAAAGGGGCGATGCTCACCCACCGCAACATCATCTACGCCACGTATAACTATGCGCGCGCAGTTGGTGCGGACAAGCACCAGATCAACGCCGTTGGTTACCTGCCACTCTGCCATGCCGCCGAGCGATGCTATTCTATGGCGATGCTGCTTTGTGTCGGCGGCACGGTCAGCTTCGCAGAGAGCATCGACACCGTGAACGAAAACGTGCGCGAGATTGCACCGTCTTTTATGGTCGGTGTCCCCCGGATTTGGGAAAAGATGAAGGAAGGGTTTGAATTCCGGCTCAAGGAATCCGGCCCGATCCAAAAGCGTCTGGCGGGCTGGCTGTTCAAGAAAGGGCGCGCCCTTGACGACCGCCGACAAGCCGCAGATGGCAAACTATCGGCAGGCGGACGCCTCCAGGCGTTCCTCCTCCACTGGCTTTTGTTCCGCAACATCCAACGCTTCATGGGGCTGGACCGGACTTACCATCGGCTCTGCGCCGGTGCGGCGGTATCGCCCGAAACGATCCGCTTTTTCTCCGTCATCGGAATGCCACTCAGCCAAGGGTATGGCATGACCGAAGTCGCGGGCTGCGTCTTCATCCAGAGCGACGAATTCTTTCGTTTGGGGGGTGCGGTCTGGCGATTGACGGAACCACTTATGACATTGCCGAAGACGGCGAGATAA
- a CDS encoding AMP-binding protein — MGGPAVFKGYFRDRDATEKTMLNGMLLSGDIVDVFDNGEISVIDRKKAIIITSGGKNIAPSEIENSLKDSPYIKEVIVTGDGRKYLGALIVIDFDNVGLWASDMDLSYTTYKSLSALPQVRDLVQGIVDETNSRFARVENIRKFVILDKELDHDDGELTATQKVRRSVIDTKFARELEIIYGKAPE, encoded by the coding sequence ATCGGTGGTCCCGCAGTCTTCAAAGGTTACTTCCGCGACCGTGACGCAACCGAGAAGACAATGCTTAACGGCATGCTCTTGTCCGGTGATATCGTCGACGTCTTCGACAATGGCGAAATCTCCGTCATTGACCGTAAAAAGGCGATCATCATCACCTCCGGCGGCAAAAACATCGCGCCCTCCGAGATAGAGAACTCGCTCAAGGACAGCCCCTATATCAAGGAAGTCATCGTAACAGGAGACGGGCGCAAATACCTCGGTGCTCTTATTGTGATCGATTTCGACAATGTCGGGCTTTGGGCCTCGGATATGGACCTATCCTATACAACCTACAAATCCCTGTCGGCCCTGCCCCAAGTCCGCGACCTCGTGCAGGGGATCGTCGACGAAACCAACTCACGTTTTGCGCGGGTCGAGAATATTCGCAAATTTGTCATCCTGGACAAGGAACTAGATCACGACGACGGCGAATTGACGGCAACCCAAAAGGTCCGCCGATCGGTTATCGACACTAAATTTGCCCGTGAACTGGAAATCATCTACGGAAAGGCGCCGGAATGA
- a CDS encoding branched-chain amino acid ABC transporter permease, whose product MSYLLDLLASGLAVGAVYGLIAMSFAIIYKSTGLLNFSQGEMGMIIAYVAWSISTSVDGNPFIVAIGSISFAIVFALAVERIAIRPMMDEPILSQIMVTIGLSVIFRSLVILIWDGLPHGMDIPSGDALVDFGGVRVRVAQIAVIIALFVAIAAMWTFFRYSRFGVAMRAVASDDATAQLMGVNSGKVQMAAWAAAAVMSGTAGVLFAIGAELSPSLYALGLKAFPATILGGLDSIIGSAFGGLIIGVTENLVGGYFSSGLKEVAGFVIIILILMIRPYGLFGEKRIERL is encoded by the coding sequence ATGAGCTATCTTCTTGACCTGCTAGCATCGGGGCTGGCCGTTGGCGCGGTCTATGGCCTGATCGCAATGAGCTTTGCGATCATATACAAATCCACCGGGCTGTTGAACTTTTCACAGGGTGAAATGGGCATGATCATTGCCTATGTCGCCTGGTCTATTTCGACCTCGGTTGACGGCAATCCCTTCATTGTGGCGATCGGGTCCATCTCATTTGCAATCGTATTCGCCCTCGCGGTGGAACGTATCGCGATCCGGCCAATGATGGATGAACCGATCCTGTCGCAAATCATGGTAACTATCGGACTTTCCGTGATTTTCCGCTCGCTTGTCATCCTGATCTGGGACGGGCTACCGCATGGTATGGACATCCCTTCCGGCGATGCGTTGGTCGACTTTGGCGGCGTTCGCGTCCGGGTTGCACAGATCGCCGTGATCATCGCGCTGTTTGTCGCTATCGCCGCAATGTGGACCTTTTTCCGCTATTCTCGCTTCGGCGTGGCTATGCGCGCGGTGGCTTCCGACGACGCCACAGCACAGCTTATGGGCGTCAACAGCGGCAAGGTCCAAATGGCAGCATGGGCCGCCGCAGCCGTCATGTCCGGGACCGCAGGCGTGCTTTTCGCCATCGGCGCCGAACTGTCTCCCAGCCTCTATGCCCTTGGCCTGAAAGCCTTCCCGGCAACTATCCTCGGCGGGCTGGATTCAATCATTGGCTCCGCCTTTGGCGGGTTGATCATCGGCGTGACCGAAAATCTGGTCGGTGGCTACTTCAGCTCCGGACTGAAAGAAGTCGCAGGCTTCGTCATCATCATCCTGATCCTGATGATCCGCCCTTATGGCCTGTTTGGCGAAAAACGAATTGAGAGGCTCTAA
- a CDS encoding branched-chain amino acid ABC transporter permease, whose amino-acid sequence MRSGYFKETIVEHINLTDARLQRIWIVIALAILLLAPLYFDFYGLSLITLMIITAIGAMGLNVLTGWTGLISLGQTAFMVLGAYAYAITTESWGWSPLAGFALAGIVPAFASVLVGVPSLRLTGLYLAVTTLASAFIVNHLVLEFDGLTNGSSGIFVNRPTIMGFSFDSDQKFYYLCAAFGIFTILACLNLRRSRIGRAWIAIRDNDNAARVMGIDLRTYKLFAFITSSFIVGISGALYGIFLSFVTVDGFPFLLAIEALAILIVGGIGSIAGAILGAIFLVALPEVSSMVFSLLGDSTQGMFSTSAHEIKGLLYGLVIILFLRLQPHGLMGLWQDAKRVWTLWPLRY is encoded by the coding sequence ATGCGTAGCGGTTACTTTAAAGAAACCATCGTCGAACACATTAACCTGACCGATGCTCGGCTGCAACGGATCTGGATCGTCATCGCCCTCGCGATACTGCTTCTGGCGCCGCTCTATTTCGACTTCTACGGCTTGTCTCTGATTACGTTGATGATCATCACAGCCATCGGCGCGATGGGGCTCAATGTTCTCACCGGCTGGACAGGTCTCATTTCCCTCGGACAAACCGCCTTCATGGTTCTCGGGGCCTATGCCTACGCAATCACTACCGAAAGCTGGGGATGGTCGCCACTTGCGGGTTTTGCCTTGGCCGGCATCGTGCCGGCATTCGCCAGTGTTCTGGTGGGGGTGCCGTCGCTGCGCCTGACCGGGCTATACCTTGCCGTTACGACGTTGGCATCGGCCTTCATCGTCAATCATCTGGTGCTGGAATTTGACGGGCTTACGAACGGATCCTCCGGCATCTTTGTGAACCGGCCAACGATCATGGGGTTCTCCTTTGATTCCGATCAGAAGTTCTATTACCTCTGCGCCGCGTTCGGCATCTTTACCATCCTCGCCTGTCTAAATCTGCGCCGCTCGCGCATTGGCCGCGCATGGATCGCCATCCGTGACAATGACAACGCTGCACGGGTCATGGGCATTGACTTACGCACATACAAGCTCTTCGCCTTTATCACGAGCTCCTTCATTGTCGGCATCTCGGGCGCGCTCTACGGCATTTTTCTAAGCTTCGTGACCGTCGACGGCTTCCCGTTCCTTCTGGCGATCGAAGCTTTGGCGATCCTGATCGTCGGCGGCATCGGAAGCATTGCAGGTGCAATTCTAGGAGCGATTTTTCTGGTCGCCCTGCCCGAAGTCTCATCAATGGTCTTTTCGCTGCTGGGCGACAGCACCCAAGGCATGTTCTCGACCAGCGCCCACGAGATCAAAGGGCTGCTCTACGGACTTGTCATCATCTTGTTTCTCAGGCTCCAGCCCCACGGGCTGATGGGTCTGTGGCAGGACGCCAAACGTGTCTGGACACTTTGGCCCCTGCGCTACTGA
- a CDS encoding ABC transporter substrate-binding protein, protein MKLIKTLAAVSLLATPATVMAHDQGVTDTEILLGEVEPLTGPPALLGVAHNLGVRLALAEVNANGGIGGRQVKLVAEDDGYVTSRTIQSVRKLIGVNKVFALTALSGSGQALAAMPVVKRSGIPTMVPIGPLPPLYEPPNDNIFVVGQSYTEGMRQLAEHLAKEYPGKKWGIILQDDDYGKSLGEGIEQAKKAVDINVVYETKYARGQKDFASEMLRVKDAGVEVLIAGGIISENIAMVKEAEKVGIDPVIATFWPGRVPEVLKAIGPASDGIYGVDYVVPMQSEAGKAFLELAAKYLSGDDVKRVNRYTMTGYSSTVTLLAAMKGCADDLTWTCTIDKLQTNPPVDTGVMSPIGFGADNRFSNSKVTIMRANYATLSFVPVE, encoded by the coding sequence ATGAAACTTATAAAAACTCTTGCAGCGGTCTCGCTGCTAGCCACACCGGCCACGGTTATGGCCCACGATCAGGGCGTAACCGATACGGAAATCCTGCTGGGCGAGGTCGAACCATTGACCGGCCCCCCCGCGCTCCTGGGCGTGGCGCATAATCTTGGTGTCCGCCTTGCCTTGGCCGAAGTTAACGCCAACGGCGGCATTGGTGGCCGTCAGGTCAAACTCGTCGCCGAGGATGACGGCTATGTTACCTCGCGCACGATACAGTCTGTTCGCAAGCTGATCGGCGTGAACAAGGTCTTCGCCCTAACCGCTCTCTCCGGCTCAGGTCAGGCCCTCGCGGCCATGCCTGTGGTCAAACGCTCGGGTATTCCCACCATGGTGCCAATCGGCCCCCTGCCCCCGCTCTACGAGCCGCCCAATGACAATATCTTCGTCGTTGGACAGTCCTACACAGAAGGTATGCGCCAGCTCGCCGAACACCTTGCCAAAGAATACCCCGGCAAAAAATGGGGGATAATTCTTCAAGATGACGACTACGGCAAATCGCTGGGCGAAGGTATCGAACAGGCCAAGAAAGCCGTCGACATCAACGTCGTCTATGAAACAAAATACGCGCGCGGCCAGAAAGACTTTGCTTCCGAAATGCTGCGCGTCAAGGATGCTGGCGTCGAAGTTCTGATCGCCGGCGGTATCATCTCCGAAAACATCGCCATGGTGAAAGAAGCCGAAAAGGTCGGGATTGACCCGGTCATCGCGACCTTCTGGCCGGGGCGCGTCCCCGAGGTGCTCAAGGCAATCGGGCCGGCAAGCGATGGCATTTACGGGGTCGATTACGTTGTCCCCATGCAATCCGAGGCAGGAAAGGCGTTTCTCGAACTGGCCGCGAAGTATCTCAGCGGAGACGACGTGAAGCGGGTCAACCGGTATACCATGACCGGTTATTCCTCTACCGTCACTTTGCTCGCGGCAATGAAAGGTTGCGCCGACGACCTGACCTGGACCTGCACCATTGACAAGCTGCAAACCAATCCGCCTGTCGATACCGGCGTGATGTCTCCGATCGGCTTCGGTGCAGACAACCGGTTCTCGAACTCCAAAGTCACGATCATGCGTGCCAACTACGCAACGCTAAGCTTCGTTCCCGTAGAATGA
- a CDS encoding acetyl-CoA C-acetyltransferase yields MAEAFIVDHCRTPRGIGRIGKGALSTMHPQELGASVLRALKDRNDLPTEKVDDIIWGCSNQQNLQGNDLGRMTALAAGYDVRASGVTLDRFCGSALTAVNFGAATIMSGMEEIVVSGGAEMMSFNYGNPKAARTKLFDSENLNLRQLHPQVAQGICADAIATLEGISRRATEELAVESQRRAAAAIRGGHFAGSTITVRDADGTVLLEHEEYPRPDTSLEKLAGLKPVFEAIAHSPVDENGTTQLDLIHKAYPGLDIDFIHHAGTSSGVVDGAAALLLASQTACIEHGLKPRARIVAMANVGDSPELMLNGPVPAAQKVLAKANMTLEQIDLIEINEAFAVVAEKFIRDLRLDRDKVNVNGGAIALGHPIGATGAMLIGTLLDELERRDLKTGLVTMCAAGGMAPAIIIERV; encoded by the coding sequence ATGGCCGAAGCCTTTATTGTCGATCATTGCCGTACCCCGCGCGGCATAGGCCGCATCGGCAAAGGTGCGCTGTCCACAATGCACCCCCAAGAGCTGGGCGCATCGGTTCTTCGTGCGCTCAAGGATCGCAATGACTTGCCGACAGAAAAAGTCGACGACATTATCTGGGGATGCTCGAACCAGCAAAACCTCCAAGGAAACGATCTCGGCCGCATGACTGCACTTGCCGCTGGATATGATGTCCGCGCGTCCGGAGTCACGCTCGACCGCTTTTGCGGCTCGGCGCTGACGGCCGTCAATTTTGGCGCCGCCACCATCATGTCGGGCATGGAAGAAATTGTTGTTTCGGGCGGCGCGGAAATGATGTCGTTCAACTACGGCAATCCAAAGGCCGCGCGAACAAAGCTGTTTGATTCAGAAAACTTGAACCTTCGCCAACTGCACCCGCAAGTTGCTCAGGGTATCTGCGCCGATGCCATCGCAACGCTCGAAGGTATTTCCCGCCGCGCAACTGAAGAACTCGCAGTTGAAAGCCAACGCCGCGCCGCAGCCGCGATCAGAGGCGGGCACTTCGCCGGATCGACGATCACTGTCCGCGATGCCGATGGCACAGTCTTGCTCGAACACGAGGAATACCCTCGCCCCGATACCAGCCTTGAAAAGCTGGCCGGTTTGAAACCGGTTTTCGAAGCAATCGCTCACTCCCCCGTGGATGAAAACGGCACCACACAGCTGGACCTCATCCACAAGGCATACCCCGGTCTGGATATCGACTTCATCCATCACGCCGGAACCTCGTCCGGGGTGGTCGACGGCGCGGCAGCCCTTTTGCTTGCCTCGCAAACCGCCTGTATCGAACACGGGTTGAAACCACGCGCGCGCATCGTTGCCATGGCAAATGTCGGGGACAGCCCGGAATTGATGCTGAACGGTCCTGTGCCTGCCGCACAAAAAGTGCTGGCTAAGGCCAACATGACTCTGGAACAGATCGACTTGATCGAGATTAACGAAGCCTTTGCCGTTGTGGCTGAGAAATTCATCCGCGACCTCCGCCTCGACCGCGACAAGGTCAACGTCAACGGGGGCGCCATCGCGCTTGGCCATCCAATCGGGGCAACAGGCGCCATGTTGATAGGAACTCTTTTGGACGAACTGGAACGTCGCGATCTGAAAACCGGTCTGGTCACCATGTGCGCCGCCGGCGGCATGGCACCTGCGATTATCATAGAACGGGTCTGA
- a CDS encoding MBL fold metallo-hydrolase, which produces MTHHHPDHIGLAGWMCNRFGAPLLTSYSAYMGSKVISLGENERQTRDNFDFYVSHGMTREGAGLVAIQGNDYLRRVAELPDSFVRLLMPDVVVIGQRTLRVITGDGHGHEQVMLHCEEENLLFAADQVLERISPNISVFANERNGDPLGHFLRSLRFMAAEISNDVLVLPGHRRPFYGLHERCAELEGHHEERCDMVRDACAERPHTVADLVPILFPRELDPHQMSFAFTETLAHVNRLVRRGEIETVAMGGMLVNRRTTLS; this is translated from the coding sequence GTGACCCATCATCATCCCGACCACATCGGCCTTGCTGGATGGATGTGCAACCGGTTTGGCGCGCCGCTGTTAACCAGCTATTCGGCCTACATGGGAAGCAAGGTGATATCGCTGGGCGAAAATGAACGCCAGACGCGCGACAATTTCGACTTCTATGTCAGCCATGGCATGACGCGGGAGGGAGCCGGGTTGGTGGCGATCCAGGGCAATGACTATTTGCGCCGGGTTGCGGAACTTCCGGACTCATTTGTGCGACTGTTGATGCCGGATGTTGTGGTGATCGGCCAGCGGACATTGCGGGTTATCACTGGTGATGGCCACGGCCATGAACAGGTCATGTTGCATTGCGAGGAAGAAAATTTGCTTTTCGCTGCCGATCAGGTGCTTGAGAGGATTTCACCCAACATCAGCGTTTTTGCCAATGAGAGAAACGGTGACCCGCTTGGGCATTTCTTGCGGTCGCTAAGGTTTATGGCGGCCGAGATTTCGAATGATGTGCTCGTTCTGCCCGGTCATCGGCGGCCGTTTTACGGGCTGCATGAGCGGTGTGCGGAGCTGGAAGGCCACCATGAGGAGCGTTGCGATATGGTGCGGGACGCCTGCGCAGAGCGCCCGCATACAGTTGCTGATCTGGTGCCGATTTTGTTCCCGCGCGAGTTGGACCCGCATCAGATGAGTTTTGCGTTCACCGAGACGCTGGCGCATGTGAACCGTCTGGTTCGACGCGGAGAGATTGAGACGGTAGCAATGGGTGGCATGTTGGTCAACCGGCGGACGACTTTATCCTAA